The proteins below are encoded in one region of Doryrhamphus excisus isolate RoL2022-K1 chromosome 4, RoL_Dexc_1.0, whole genome shotgun sequence:
- the LOC131127917 gene encoding transducin-like enhancer protein 1 isoform X3 — translation MFPQGRHPTPHQAPGQPFKFTIPESLDRIKEEFQFLQAQYHSLKLECEKLASEKTEMQRHYVMYYEMSYGLNIEMHKQTEIAKRLNTICAQVIPFLSQEHQQQVVQAVERAKQVTMAELNAVIGQHLSHNHGGAPVPLTPHPAGLHPSQLSGSAGLLALSGALGAMPPHLAGKDAADKKPHLSGPDSHPGGPDHLREREPGTSNSLLPESLRNSDKRRNGPDFSNDNKKRKVEDKDSSHYDSDGEKSDDNLVVDVSNEEQASPRGTPLPSPRENGLDKARLLKKDPCSPASTASSASSSSLKSKEMAMRDKAGTPGLKSSTPTPRGDSTPGPSSTPGVRPSLSKPPSMEIPHPPTAGLRTPLAVPGPYPGAFSMLPHAAGMNGELAGAASAAAYAAGLHNISPQMSAAAAAAAVAAYGRSPMVGFDPHPHMRVPGMPPSLSGIPGGKPAYSFHVAADGQMQPVPFPPDALVGPGIPRHARQINTLNHGEVVCAVTISNPTRHVYTGGKGCVKVWDISHPGNKSPVSQLDCLNRDNYIRSCRLLPDGRTLIVGGEASTLSIWDLATPTPRIKAELTSSAPACYALAISPDSKVCFSCCSDGNIAVWDLHNQTLVRQFQGHTDGASCIDISNDGTKLWTGGLDNTVRSWDLREGRQLQQHDFTSQIFSLGYCPTGEWLAVGMESSNVEVLHVTKPDKYQLHLHESCVLSLQFAYCGKWFVSTGKDNLLNAWRTPYGASIFQSKESSSVLSCDISVDDKYIVTGSGDKKATVYEVIY, via the exons ATGTTCCCCCAGGGGCGACACCCG ACGCCCCACCAGGCTCCGGGCCAGCCCTTTAAGTTCACCATTCCTGAGTCCCTGGACCGCATCAAGGAAGAGTTTCAGTTCCTGCAGGCCCAGTACCACAG tctaaAGCTGGAGTGTGAGAAGCTGGCCAGTGAAAAGACGGAGATGCAGAGACACTATGTCATG TACTACGAGATGTCTTATGGCCTCAACATTGAAATGCACAAACAG ACCGAGATCGCCAAGAGACTCAACACCATCTGCGCACAAGTCATCCCCTTCCTCTCGCAAGAG catCAGCAACAGGTGGTCCAAGCGGTGGAGCGAGCCAAGCAGGTGACCATGGCCGAGCTCAATGCCGTCATCGGG CAGCACCTATCACACAATCACGGCGGAGCCCCCGTGCCCCTCACGCCCCACCCGGCCGGCCTGCACCCATCTCAGCTCAGCGGTTCGGCCGGCCTCCTGGCGCTCTCCGGAGCTCTCGGCGCCATGCCTCCCCACCTGGCGGGGAAAGACGCCGCTGATAAAAAACCTCACCTGTCCGGTCCAGACTCGCATCCCGGAGGACCCGATCACCTTAGAG AACGGGAACCTGGCACA AGTAACTCCTTGCTGCCCGAAAGTCTTCGGAACTCAGACAAGCGGCGTAACGGACCCGACTTCTCGAATGACAACAAGAAGCGCAAAGTGGAAGACAAGGATTCGAGCCATTAC gatagTGATGGAGAGAAAAGTGACGATAATTTAGTAGTGGATGTCTCTAATGAG GAACAGGCGTCCCCACGCGGCACACCCCTCCCGTCCCCGAGAGAGAATGGCCTGGATAAAGCACGCCTCCTTAAGAAGGACCCCTGCAGTCCTGCTTCCACTGCCTCATCTGCTAGCTCCTCTTCGCTCAAGTCCAAAGAAATGGCAATG CGGGACAAAGCGGGGACACCCGGGCTCAAGTCAAGCACGCCCACGCCAAGAGGCGATTCCACTCCTGGTCCGAGCTCCACACCCGGTGTCCGGCCAAGCCTATCGAAACCCCCGTCCATGGAGATCCCTCACCCGCCGA CAGCAGGTCTGAGGACGCCCCTGGCGGTACCTGGCCCGTACCCGGGCGCATTTAGTATGTTGCCCCACGCGGCGGGGATGAACGGCGAGCTAGCCGGAGCAGCCAGCGCTGCCGCCTACGCCGCTGGGCTACACAACATTTCCCCGCAGATGAGCGCCGCTGCTGCGGCGGCTGCAGTGGCTGCTTATGGACGGTCACCGATg GTTGGCTTTGATCCTCACCCTCACATGCGAGTTCCTGGAATGCCTCCCAGTCTGTCAGGAATCCCTGGTGGCAAACC tgCTTATTCCTTCCACGTGGCGGCTGACGGACAAATGCAGCCGGTGCCGTTTCCGCCAGATGCACTGGTGGGGCCCGGGATCCCTCGCCACGCCCGCCAGATCAACACGCTCAACCACGGCGAGGTGGTCTGCGCCGTCACTATCAGTAACCCCACGAGGCACGTCTACACCGGCGGGAAGGGCTGCGTCAAGGTGTGGGACATCAGTCACCCCGGCAACAAGAGCCCCGTGTCGCAGCTTGACTGCTTG AACCGAGACAACTACATCCGCTCCTGTCGCCTCCTCCCCGACGGCCGCACGCTCATTGTGGGCGGCGAGGCCAGCACGCTGTCCATCTGGGACCTGGCCACGCCTACCCCCAGGATTAAGGCCGAGTTGACATCGTCGGCGCCGGCGTGCTACGCTCTGGCCATCAGCCCCGACTCCAAGGTCTGCTTCTCGTGCTGCAGTGACGGAAACATCGCAGTGTGGGATTTGCACAACCAGACGCTGGTTAG GCAGTTCCAGGGCCACACAGACGGCGCCAGCTGTATTGACATTTCCAACGATGGCACCAAGCTGTGGACCGGGGGCCTGGATAACACCGTGCGGTCCTGGGATCTGAGGGAGGGACGTCAGCTGCAGCAGCACGACTTCACCTCACAG ATCTTCTCTCTAGGCTACTGTCCCACAGGAGAATGGCTGGCCGTGGGCATGGAGAGCAGCAACGTGGAGGTCCTTCACGTGACCAAGCCTGACAAATACCAGCTGCATCTCCACGAGAGCTGCGTGCTCTCCCTGCAGTTTGCTTATTGCG
- the LOC131127917 gene encoding transducin-like enhancer protein 1 isoform X2 has translation MFPQGRHPTPHQAPGQPFKFTIPESLDRIKEEFQFLQAQYHSLKLECEKLASEKTEMQRHYVMYYEMSYGLNIEMHKQTEIAKRLNTICAQVIPFLSQEHQQQVVQAVERAKQVTMAELNAVIGVRGLPGLPPTQHLSHNHGGAPVPLTPHPAGLHPSQLSGSAGLLALSGALGAMPPHLAGKDAADKKPHLSGPDSHPGGPDHLREREPGTSNSLLPESLRNSDKRRNGPDFSNDNKKRKVEDKDSSHYDSDGEKSDDNLVVDVSNEEQASPRGTPLPSPRENGLDKARLLKKDPCSPASTASSASSSSLKSKEMAMRDKAGTPGLKSSTPTPRGDSTPGPSSTPGVRPSLSKPPSMEIPHPPTGLRTPLAVPGPYPGAFSMLPHAAGMNGELAGAASAAAYAAGLHNISPQMSAAAAAAAVAAYGRSPMVGFDPHPHMRVPGMPPSLSGIPGGKPAYSFHVAADGQMQPVPFPPDALVGPGIPRHARQINTLNHGEVVCAVTISNPTRHVYTGGKGCVKVWDISHPGNKSPVSQLDCLNRDNYIRSCRLLPDGRTLIVGGEASTLSIWDLATPTPRIKAELTSSAPACYALAISPDSKVCFSCCSDGNIAVWDLHNQTLVRQFQGHTDGASCIDISNDGTKLWTGGLDNTVRSWDLREGRQLQQHDFTSQIFSLGYCPTGEWLAVGMESSNVEVLHVTKPDKYQLHLHESCVLSLQFAYCGKWFVSTGKDNLLNAWRTPYGASIFQSKESSSVLSCDISVDDKYIVTGSGDKKATVYEVIY, from the exons ATGTTCCCCCAGGGGCGACACCCG ACGCCCCACCAGGCTCCGGGCCAGCCCTTTAAGTTCACCATTCCTGAGTCCCTGGACCGCATCAAGGAAGAGTTTCAGTTCCTGCAGGCCCAGTACCACAG tctaaAGCTGGAGTGTGAGAAGCTGGCCAGTGAAAAGACGGAGATGCAGAGACACTATGTCATG TACTACGAGATGTCTTATGGCCTCAACATTGAAATGCACAAACAG ACCGAGATCGCCAAGAGACTCAACACCATCTGCGCACAAGTCATCCCCTTCCTCTCGCAAGAG catCAGCAACAGGTGGTCCAAGCGGTGGAGCGAGCCAAGCAGGTGACCATGGCCGAGCTCAATGCCGTCATCGGGGTACGTGGACTACCCGGTCTACCACCTACA CAGCACCTATCACACAATCACGGCGGAGCCCCCGTGCCCCTCACGCCCCACCCGGCCGGCCTGCACCCATCTCAGCTCAGCGGTTCGGCCGGCCTCCTGGCGCTCTCCGGAGCTCTCGGCGCCATGCCTCCCCACCTGGCGGGGAAAGACGCCGCTGATAAAAAACCTCACCTGTCCGGTCCAGACTCGCATCCCGGAGGACCCGATCACCTTAGAG AACGGGAACCTGGCACA AGTAACTCCTTGCTGCCCGAAAGTCTTCGGAACTCAGACAAGCGGCGTAACGGACCCGACTTCTCGAATGACAACAAGAAGCGCAAAGTGGAAGACAAGGATTCGAGCCATTAC gatagTGATGGAGAGAAAAGTGACGATAATTTAGTAGTGGATGTCTCTAATGAG GAACAGGCGTCCCCACGCGGCACACCCCTCCCGTCCCCGAGAGAGAATGGCCTGGATAAAGCACGCCTCCTTAAGAAGGACCCCTGCAGTCCTGCTTCCACTGCCTCATCTGCTAGCTCCTCTTCGCTCAAGTCCAAAGAAATGGCAATG CGGGACAAAGCGGGGACACCCGGGCTCAAGTCAAGCACGCCCACGCCAAGAGGCGATTCCACTCCTGGTCCGAGCTCCACACCCGGTGTCCGGCCAAGCCTATCGAAACCCCCGTCCATGGAGATCCCTCACCCGCCGA CAGGTCTGAGGACGCCCCTGGCGGTACCTGGCCCGTACCCGGGCGCATTTAGTATGTTGCCCCACGCGGCGGGGATGAACGGCGAGCTAGCCGGAGCAGCCAGCGCTGCCGCCTACGCCGCTGGGCTACACAACATTTCCCCGCAGATGAGCGCCGCTGCTGCGGCGGCTGCAGTGGCTGCTTATGGACGGTCACCGATg GTTGGCTTTGATCCTCACCCTCACATGCGAGTTCCTGGAATGCCTCCCAGTCTGTCAGGAATCCCTGGTGGCAAACC tgCTTATTCCTTCCACGTGGCGGCTGACGGACAAATGCAGCCGGTGCCGTTTCCGCCAGATGCACTGGTGGGGCCCGGGATCCCTCGCCACGCCCGCCAGATCAACACGCTCAACCACGGCGAGGTGGTCTGCGCCGTCACTATCAGTAACCCCACGAGGCACGTCTACACCGGCGGGAAGGGCTGCGTCAAGGTGTGGGACATCAGTCACCCCGGCAACAAGAGCCCCGTGTCGCAGCTTGACTGCTTG AACCGAGACAACTACATCCGCTCCTGTCGCCTCCTCCCCGACGGCCGCACGCTCATTGTGGGCGGCGAGGCCAGCACGCTGTCCATCTGGGACCTGGCCACGCCTACCCCCAGGATTAAGGCCGAGTTGACATCGTCGGCGCCGGCGTGCTACGCTCTGGCCATCAGCCCCGACTCCAAGGTCTGCTTCTCGTGCTGCAGTGACGGAAACATCGCAGTGTGGGATTTGCACAACCAGACGCTGGTTAG GCAGTTCCAGGGCCACACAGACGGCGCCAGCTGTATTGACATTTCCAACGATGGCACCAAGCTGTGGACCGGGGGCCTGGATAACACCGTGCGGTCCTGGGATCTGAGGGAGGGACGTCAGCTGCAGCAGCACGACTTCACCTCACAG ATCTTCTCTCTAGGCTACTGTCCCACAGGAGAATGGCTGGCCGTGGGCATGGAGAGCAGCAACGTGGAGGTCCTTCACGTGACCAAGCCTGACAAATACCAGCTGCATCTCCACGAGAGCTGCGTGCTCTCCCTGCAGTTTGCTTATTGCG
- the LOC131127917 gene encoding transducin-like enhancer protein 1 isoform X1: MFPQGRHPTPHQAPGQPFKFTIPESLDRIKEEFQFLQAQYHSLKLECEKLASEKTEMQRHYVMYYEMSYGLNIEMHKQTEIAKRLNTICAQVIPFLSQEHQQQVVQAVERAKQVTMAELNAVIGVRGLPGLPPTQHLSHNHGGAPVPLTPHPAGLHPSQLSGSAGLLALSGALGAMPPHLAGKDAADKKPHLSGPDSHPGGPDHLREREPGTSNSLLPESLRNSDKRRNGPDFSNDNKKRKVEDKDSSHYDSDGEKSDDNLVVDVSNEEQASPRGTPLPSPRENGLDKARLLKKDPCSPASTASSASSSSLKSKEMAMRDKAGTPGLKSSTPTPRGDSTPGPSSTPGVRPSLSKPPSMEIPHPPTAGLRTPLAVPGPYPGAFSMLPHAAGMNGELAGAASAAAYAAGLHNISPQMSAAAAAAAVAAYGRSPMVGFDPHPHMRVPGMPPSLSGIPGGKPAYSFHVAADGQMQPVPFPPDALVGPGIPRHARQINTLNHGEVVCAVTISNPTRHVYTGGKGCVKVWDISHPGNKSPVSQLDCLNRDNYIRSCRLLPDGRTLIVGGEASTLSIWDLATPTPRIKAELTSSAPACYALAISPDSKVCFSCCSDGNIAVWDLHNQTLVRQFQGHTDGASCIDISNDGTKLWTGGLDNTVRSWDLREGRQLQQHDFTSQIFSLGYCPTGEWLAVGMESSNVEVLHVTKPDKYQLHLHESCVLSLQFAYCGKWFVSTGKDNLLNAWRTPYGASIFQSKESSSVLSCDISVDDKYIVTGSGDKKATVYEVIY, translated from the exons ATGTTCCCCCAGGGGCGACACCCG ACGCCCCACCAGGCTCCGGGCCAGCCCTTTAAGTTCACCATTCCTGAGTCCCTGGACCGCATCAAGGAAGAGTTTCAGTTCCTGCAGGCCCAGTACCACAG tctaaAGCTGGAGTGTGAGAAGCTGGCCAGTGAAAAGACGGAGATGCAGAGACACTATGTCATG TACTACGAGATGTCTTATGGCCTCAACATTGAAATGCACAAACAG ACCGAGATCGCCAAGAGACTCAACACCATCTGCGCACAAGTCATCCCCTTCCTCTCGCAAGAG catCAGCAACAGGTGGTCCAAGCGGTGGAGCGAGCCAAGCAGGTGACCATGGCCGAGCTCAATGCCGTCATCGGGGTACGTGGACTACCCGGTCTACCACCTACA CAGCACCTATCACACAATCACGGCGGAGCCCCCGTGCCCCTCACGCCCCACCCGGCCGGCCTGCACCCATCTCAGCTCAGCGGTTCGGCCGGCCTCCTGGCGCTCTCCGGAGCTCTCGGCGCCATGCCTCCCCACCTGGCGGGGAAAGACGCCGCTGATAAAAAACCTCACCTGTCCGGTCCAGACTCGCATCCCGGAGGACCCGATCACCTTAGAG AACGGGAACCTGGCACA AGTAACTCCTTGCTGCCCGAAAGTCTTCGGAACTCAGACAAGCGGCGTAACGGACCCGACTTCTCGAATGACAACAAGAAGCGCAAAGTGGAAGACAAGGATTCGAGCCATTAC gatagTGATGGAGAGAAAAGTGACGATAATTTAGTAGTGGATGTCTCTAATGAG GAACAGGCGTCCCCACGCGGCACACCCCTCCCGTCCCCGAGAGAGAATGGCCTGGATAAAGCACGCCTCCTTAAGAAGGACCCCTGCAGTCCTGCTTCCACTGCCTCATCTGCTAGCTCCTCTTCGCTCAAGTCCAAAGAAATGGCAATG CGGGACAAAGCGGGGACACCCGGGCTCAAGTCAAGCACGCCCACGCCAAGAGGCGATTCCACTCCTGGTCCGAGCTCCACACCCGGTGTCCGGCCAAGCCTATCGAAACCCCCGTCCATGGAGATCCCTCACCCGCCGA CAGCAGGTCTGAGGACGCCCCTGGCGGTACCTGGCCCGTACCCGGGCGCATTTAGTATGTTGCCCCACGCGGCGGGGATGAACGGCGAGCTAGCCGGAGCAGCCAGCGCTGCCGCCTACGCCGCTGGGCTACACAACATTTCCCCGCAGATGAGCGCCGCTGCTGCGGCGGCTGCAGTGGCTGCTTATGGACGGTCACCGATg GTTGGCTTTGATCCTCACCCTCACATGCGAGTTCCTGGAATGCCTCCCAGTCTGTCAGGAATCCCTGGTGGCAAACC tgCTTATTCCTTCCACGTGGCGGCTGACGGACAAATGCAGCCGGTGCCGTTTCCGCCAGATGCACTGGTGGGGCCCGGGATCCCTCGCCACGCCCGCCAGATCAACACGCTCAACCACGGCGAGGTGGTCTGCGCCGTCACTATCAGTAACCCCACGAGGCACGTCTACACCGGCGGGAAGGGCTGCGTCAAGGTGTGGGACATCAGTCACCCCGGCAACAAGAGCCCCGTGTCGCAGCTTGACTGCTTG AACCGAGACAACTACATCCGCTCCTGTCGCCTCCTCCCCGACGGCCGCACGCTCATTGTGGGCGGCGAGGCCAGCACGCTGTCCATCTGGGACCTGGCCACGCCTACCCCCAGGATTAAGGCCGAGTTGACATCGTCGGCGCCGGCGTGCTACGCTCTGGCCATCAGCCCCGACTCCAAGGTCTGCTTCTCGTGCTGCAGTGACGGAAACATCGCAGTGTGGGATTTGCACAACCAGACGCTGGTTAG GCAGTTCCAGGGCCACACAGACGGCGCCAGCTGTATTGACATTTCCAACGATGGCACCAAGCTGTGGACCGGGGGCCTGGATAACACCGTGCGGTCCTGGGATCTGAGGGAGGGACGTCAGCTGCAGCAGCACGACTTCACCTCACAG ATCTTCTCTCTAGGCTACTGTCCCACAGGAGAATGGCTGGCCGTGGGCATGGAGAGCAGCAACGTGGAGGTCCTTCACGTGACCAAGCCTGACAAATACCAGCTGCATCTCCACGAGAGCTGCGTGCTCTCCCTGCAGTTTGCTTATTGCG
- the LOC131127917 gene encoding transducin-like enhancer protein 1 isoform X4, whose product MQRHYVMYYEMSYGLNIEMHKQTEIAKRLNTICAQVIPFLSQEHQQQVVQAVERAKQVTMAELNAVIGVRGLPGLPPTQHLSHNHGGAPVPLTPHPAGLHPSQLSGSAGLLALSGALGAMPPHLAGKDAADKKPHLSGPDSHPGGPDHLREREPGTSNSLLPESLRNSDKRRNGPDFSNDNKKRKVEDKDSSHYDSDGEKSDDNLVVDVSNEEQASPRGTPLPSPRENGLDKARLLKKDPCSPASTASSASSSSLKSKEMAMRDKAGTPGLKSSTPTPRGDSTPGPSSTPGVRPSLSKPPSMEIPHPPTAGLRTPLAVPGPYPGAFSMLPHAAGMNGELAGAASAAAYAAGLHNISPQMSAAAAAAAVAAYGRSPMVGFDPHPHMRVPGMPPSLSGIPGGKPAYSFHVAADGQMQPVPFPPDALVGPGIPRHARQINTLNHGEVVCAVTISNPTRHVYTGGKGCVKVWDISHPGNKSPVSQLDCLNRDNYIRSCRLLPDGRTLIVGGEASTLSIWDLATPTPRIKAELTSSAPACYALAISPDSKVCFSCCSDGNIAVWDLHNQTLVRQFQGHTDGASCIDISNDGTKLWTGGLDNTVRSWDLREGRQLQQHDFTSQIFSLGYCPTGEWLAVGMESSNVEVLHVTKPDKYQLHLHESCVLSLQFAYCGKWFVSTGKDNLLNAWRTPYGASIFQSKESSSVLSCDISVDDKYIVTGSGDKKATVYEVIY is encoded by the exons ATGCAGAGACACTATGTCATG TACTACGAGATGTCTTATGGCCTCAACATTGAAATGCACAAACAG ACCGAGATCGCCAAGAGACTCAACACCATCTGCGCACAAGTCATCCCCTTCCTCTCGCAAGAG catCAGCAACAGGTGGTCCAAGCGGTGGAGCGAGCCAAGCAGGTGACCATGGCCGAGCTCAATGCCGTCATCGGGGTACGTGGACTACCCGGTCTACCACCTACA CAGCACCTATCACACAATCACGGCGGAGCCCCCGTGCCCCTCACGCCCCACCCGGCCGGCCTGCACCCATCTCAGCTCAGCGGTTCGGCCGGCCTCCTGGCGCTCTCCGGAGCTCTCGGCGCCATGCCTCCCCACCTGGCGGGGAAAGACGCCGCTGATAAAAAACCTCACCTGTCCGGTCCAGACTCGCATCCCGGAGGACCCGATCACCTTAGAG AACGGGAACCTGGCACA AGTAACTCCTTGCTGCCCGAAAGTCTTCGGAACTCAGACAAGCGGCGTAACGGACCCGACTTCTCGAATGACAACAAGAAGCGCAAAGTGGAAGACAAGGATTCGAGCCATTAC gatagTGATGGAGAGAAAAGTGACGATAATTTAGTAGTGGATGTCTCTAATGAG GAACAGGCGTCCCCACGCGGCACACCCCTCCCGTCCCCGAGAGAGAATGGCCTGGATAAAGCACGCCTCCTTAAGAAGGACCCCTGCAGTCCTGCTTCCACTGCCTCATCTGCTAGCTCCTCTTCGCTCAAGTCCAAAGAAATGGCAATG CGGGACAAAGCGGGGACACCCGGGCTCAAGTCAAGCACGCCCACGCCAAGAGGCGATTCCACTCCTGGTCCGAGCTCCACACCCGGTGTCCGGCCAAGCCTATCGAAACCCCCGTCCATGGAGATCCCTCACCCGCCGA CAGCAGGTCTGAGGACGCCCCTGGCGGTACCTGGCCCGTACCCGGGCGCATTTAGTATGTTGCCCCACGCGGCGGGGATGAACGGCGAGCTAGCCGGAGCAGCCAGCGCTGCCGCCTACGCCGCTGGGCTACACAACATTTCCCCGCAGATGAGCGCCGCTGCTGCGGCGGCTGCAGTGGCTGCTTATGGACGGTCACCGATg GTTGGCTTTGATCCTCACCCTCACATGCGAGTTCCTGGAATGCCTCCCAGTCTGTCAGGAATCCCTGGTGGCAAACC tgCTTATTCCTTCCACGTGGCGGCTGACGGACAAATGCAGCCGGTGCCGTTTCCGCCAGATGCACTGGTGGGGCCCGGGATCCCTCGCCACGCCCGCCAGATCAACACGCTCAACCACGGCGAGGTGGTCTGCGCCGTCACTATCAGTAACCCCACGAGGCACGTCTACACCGGCGGGAAGGGCTGCGTCAAGGTGTGGGACATCAGTCACCCCGGCAACAAGAGCCCCGTGTCGCAGCTTGACTGCTTG AACCGAGACAACTACATCCGCTCCTGTCGCCTCCTCCCCGACGGCCGCACGCTCATTGTGGGCGGCGAGGCCAGCACGCTGTCCATCTGGGACCTGGCCACGCCTACCCCCAGGATTAAGGCCGAGTTGACATCGTCGGCGCCGGCGTGCTACGCTCTGGCCATCAGCCCCGACTCCAAGGTCTGCTTCTCGTGCTGCAGTGACGGAAACATCGCAGTGTGGGATTTGCACAACCAGACGCTGGTTAG GCAGTTCCAGGGCCACACAGACGGCGCCAGCTGTATTGACATTTCCAACGATGGCACCAAGCTGTGGACCGGGGGCCTGGATAACACCGTGCGGTCCTGGGATCTGAGGGAGGGACGTCAGCTGCAGCAGCACGACTTCACCTCACAG ATCTTCTCTCTAGGCTACTGTCCCACAGGAGAATGGCTGGCCGTGGGCATGGAGAGCAGCAACGTGGAGGTCCTTCACGTGACCAAGCCTGACAAATACCAGCTGCATCTCCACGAGAGCTGCGTGCTCTCCCTGCAGTTTGCTTATTGCG